In the genome of Gemmatimonadota bacterium, one region contains:
- the aroB gene encoding 3-dehydroquinate synthase, producing the protein MHDGAVAELARLVARHHPGKRAVVISDSNVAALLPSPLPAAVRLTFPAGERHKTRESWRTLSDQLLALELGRDTVLIACGGGVTTDLVGFVAATYLRGVPWIAVPTTTLAMVDAAVGGKTGVDTASGKNLIGAIHHPDAVLVDPSLLAPLPERNFREGLAEAVKHAAILDADHGQWLRSHTDAIARRDVATLTSLLLRSIELKAGIVSADEFESGARAILNAGHTVAHALEQVTGYSIPHGEAVAIGLVLETRCAEQMGVCAAGTAETIADLLRSLHLPVSWPAGIDADALLAAMRSDKKNRSGVVRAALLKSFGEVARDGDSWTVPLDLEVIRSLV; encoded by the coding sequence GTGCACGACGGGGCCGTTGCCGAGCTCGCCCGCCTGGTCGCGCGACACCATCCCGGGAAGCGCGCTGTCGTGATCAGCGACAGCAACGTTGCCGCACTCCTCCCCTCCCCGTTGCCTGCGGCGGTCCGCCTTACCTTCCCCGCCGGTGAGCGCCACAAGACGCGCGAGAGCTGGCGCACGCTGAGCGATCAGTTGCTGGCACTGGAGCTCGGTCGAGACACCGTGCTGATCGCCTGTGGCGGCGGTGTCACCACCGACCTGGTCGGGTTTGTCGCCGCGACGTACCTCCGTGGCGTGCCGTGGATCGCTGTACCGACCACCACGCTGGCGATGGTCGACGCCGCTGTCGGCGGGAAGACCGGAGTCGACACCGCAAGCGGCAAGAACCTCATCGGCGCGATCCACCATCCCGATGCGGTGCTGGTCGACCCTTCCCTGCTGGCGCCACTGCCGGAGCGGAACTTTCGCGAAGGGCTCGCTGAAGCGGTCAAGCACGCAGCGATCCTCGACGCCGACCACGGCCAGTGGCTTCGCAGCCACACCGACGCGATTGCCCGGCGCGACGTCGCCACGCTGACCTCACTGCTCCTGCGCAGCATCGAACTGAAGGCCGGCATCGTCTCGGCGGATGAATTCGAGTCGGGGGCGCGGGCGATCCTCAATGCCGGGCACACCGTGGCACACGCGCTCGAGCAGGTAACCGGTTACAGCATCCCGCACGGCGAGGCCGTGGCCATCGGGCTCGTGCTCGAAACGCGCTGCGCCGAGCAGATGGGCGTATGTGCTGCGGGGACTGCCGAGACGATCGCCGATCTCCTCCGCTCACTGCACTTGCCGGTCTCGTGGCCGGCCGGCATTGACGCCGACGCCCTGCTGGCGGCGATGCGCAGCGACAAGAAGAATCGCAGCGGTGTGGTGCGTGCTGCGTTGCTCAAGTCCTTTGGTGAAGTCGCGCGGGACGGCGACTCGTGGACGGTTCCGCTCGATCTGGAAGTCATTCGCTCGCTGGTGTAG
- a CDS encoding ABC transporter permease produces MIRYIALRLLLLIPTLLGVLAVTFALLYLAPGDPVAAIVGERADSATVARVRQELRLDDPVPLRFVRYAGGVVRGDLGRSYITRRPIVRELAQRFPATLRLAGAAMLIAICFGLSIGILGALRPGSWADRIATLGAYLGISFPVYWVGLLLILGFAVTLRWFPPSGYGGLLFLVLPAITLGMRSVAFLARMTRSAMREVLGSDLVRTARAKGLSERRVVLRHALGNALLPIITVIGLDFGSYLTGSILTETIFSWPGVGRYVLTAIDKRDLPAIQGSILFLSLVFVLANLLTDLCYAAADPRVAYD; encoded by the coding sequence ATGATTCGCTACATCGCGCTCCGCCTGCTGCTGCTGATCCCGACGCTGCTCGGCGTGCTCGCCGTCACCTTCGCGCTGCTCTACCTCGCGCCCGGCGACCCGGTGGCCGCGATTGTCGGCGAGCGCGCCGACAGTGCCACGGTAGCGCGTGTGCGGCAGGAACTCCGACTCGATGACCCGGTACCGCTTCGGTTCGTGCGCTACGCCGGTGGCGTAGTTCGCGGCGATCTGGGTCGCAGCTATATCACCCGACGGCCGATCGTGCGCGAGCTGGCGCAACGCTTTCCCGCCACGCTTCGCCTTGCCGGAGCAGCGATGCTGATCGCGATCTGTTTCGGCTTGAGCATCGGCATTCTTGGCGCTCTGCGGCCAGGTTCGTGGGCCGACCGAATCGCGACCCTTGGCGCCTATCTCGGGATCTCTTTTCCGGTCTACTGGGTCGGTTTGCTGCTGATCCTGGGCTTCGCTGTGACGCTGCGCTGGTTTCCACCCTCGGGGTACGGCGGCCTGCTCTTCCTGGTACTCCCCGCGATCACCCTGGGGATGCGATCGGTCGCGTTCCTGGCCCGGATGACGCGCTCGGCCATGCGTGAAGTGCTCGGCAGCGACCTGGTCCGGACCGCCCGCGCGAAGGGGCTCAGCGAGCGGCGCGTGGTCCTCCGCCACGCCCTCGGCAATGCGCTGTTGCCGATCATCACCGTGATCGGGCTCGACTTCGGTTCGTACCTCACTGGCTCGATCCTCACCGAGACGATCTTTTCGTGGCCAGGTGTTGGCCGGTATGTCCTCACCGCCATCGACAAGCGCGACCTGCCGGCGATTCAGGGGAGTATCCTCTTTCTGTCGCTGGTGTTCGTCCTCGCCAACCTGCTCACCGACCTCTGCTACGCCGCCGCCGACCCACGAGTCGCCTATGACTAA
- a CDS encoding RNA polymerase sigma factor RpoD/SigA → MITNIEEERALARKAREGCPDAAERLVTANLRFVIAFVKRYQGHGLDLGDLVAIGNEGLLRAVRKFDPDRGVKFISYAVWWVRQAVLKALAEQTRSVRFPLNQNTAVVRFAKAQGLLAQEIGRTPTDEELSVALNMPLEDVRDAKRLFVTEVSLDAPVDTGDNRSASLGERIPLGEGGEIESNTDEVLRRDFIDRLFRRYLTPRERRILSLYYGLDPKEEARTLEEIGEALGVTRERIRQLRERAFAKLRACPEVQHLGEFRAA, encoded by the coding sequence ATGATCACCAATATCGAAGAGGAGCGAGCCCTGGCGCGGAAGGCGCGCGAGGGATGTCCCGATGCTGCCGAACGGCTGGTCACCGCCAATCTCCGGTTCGTGATCGCCTTCGTGAAGCGCTATCAGGGGCACGGCCTCGATCTCGGCGATCTGGTGGCCATCGGCAACGAAGGATTGCTCCGGGCCGTGCGCAAGTTCGATCCGGATCGCGGCGTGAAATTCATCTCGTATGCCGTCTGGTGGGTGCGACAGGCCGTGCTGAAGGCGCTGGCCGAGCAGACCCGGTCGGTCCGTTTCCCACTCAACCAGAACACCGCCGTGGTGCGCTTCGCCAAGGCGCAGGGGTTGCTGGCCCAGGAGATCGGCCGCACACCGACCGACGAAGAGCTCTCGGTCGCGCTCAACATGCCGCTCGAAGATGTGCGCGACGCCAAGCGCCTCTTCGTGACCGAGGTTTCGCTCGATGCCCCGGTCGACACCGGCGACAATCGTTCCGCCTCCCTGGGCGAGCGCATCCCCCTCGGCGAGGGCGGCGAGATCGAGTCCAACACCGACGAAGTGCTGCGGCGGGATTTCATCGACCGGCTCTTCCGTCGCTACCTCACTCCTCGTGAGCGCCGGATCCTCTCGCTCTACTACGGGCTCGATCCGAAAGAAGAGGCCCGCACGCTCGAAGAGATCGGCGAAGCGCTCGGGGTCACCCGCGAACGGATTCGTCAACTGCGTGAGCGCGCCTTCGCCAAGCTCCGCGCCTGTCCCGAGGTCCAGCATCTGGGAGAGTTCCGGGCCGCCTAG
- a CDS encoding ABC transporter substrate-binding protein → MSRPLVALLGLLVTACGSGIPKGLTYYWSGDPRSLDPALSTDVPTGEAVTLLFDNLTQFDPEGAVVPGLATRWWPSPDGKTWTFRLRAGVVFSDGRPLGVAAIEASFLRALRMRKEGGRIWPLLPIDGSTAVADSGAEHLRGLAVLDDSTIAFTLTEPLNIFPKLIAMPVAAIVPTPTAEEFGEHPVGSGPWKFVSWSHDDLVVFARNPRWWGAPISADTLRVRIIPETFTQAAEYESGRLSVVEIPAGESQRWDETHGAELQRRPAIRAVYVAMNTTRGPLTDVRVRRAINHAVNVPAILDRVIHNRGVLAAGTIPPGLDGYDSTRKRYQYDPALARRLLAEAGHATDLKLQLWRSQRADFARIAQAIQADLERVGVALEIVERDASTARATARKGDADLFLADWWADYPDGENFTYPLFHSSNAGTGGNYAFVKNPQLDSMLVRARATPDSLEKRRLLTEIDARVFDLAPWLFCWFPTDVWAMRPEVHGWKYPAVFTGQRWTTVTLDR, encoded by the coding sequence ATGTCCCGTCCGCTCGTTGCGCTGCTGGGACTGCTCGTCACCGCCTGCGGCAGTGGCATCCCCAAGGGCCTGACCTATTACTGGTCCGGGGACCCGCGCTCACTGGACCCGGCACTCTCTACGGACGTTCCGACGGGCGAGGCGGTCACACTCCTTTTCGATAACCTGACCCAGTTCGACCCCGAAGGGGCCGTGGTGCCGGGGCTGGCCACCCGCTGGTGGCCCTCACCTGACGGGAAGACCTGGACCTTCCGGCTCCGCGCCGGCGTGGTCTTCAGCGATGGACGCCCGCTCGGTGTGGCCGCGATCGAAGCCTCATTCCTCCGGGCATTGCGGATGCGGAAGGAGGGCGGCCGGATCTGGCCCCTGCTCCCTATCGACGGTTCAACCGCGGTGGCGGACTCCGGCGCCGAACACCTTCGGGGCCTCGCTGTACTCGACGATTCGACCATCGCATTCACCCTCACCGAACCGCTCAACATCTTCCCCAAGCTGATCGCGATGCCGGTCGCGGCGATCGTGCCGACCCCGACCGCCGAGGAATTCGGGGAGCATCCGGTCGGGAGCGGCCCCTGGAAGTTCGTGTCGTGGTCGCACGACGACCTGGTCGTCTTCGCGCGGAATCCCCGCTGGTGGGGCGCACCCATCTCGGCTGATACCCTGCGGGTCCGGATCATCCCCGAGACGTTCACCCAGGCGGCTGAGTACGAGTCGGGCCGGCTCTCGGTGGTGGAAATTCCGGCAGGCGAAAGCCAGCGCTGGGATGAAACGCACGGCGCCGAGCTGCAGCGACGACCGGCGATTCGCGCGGTCTATGTCGCGATGAATACCACGCGCGGCCCGCTCACCGATGTGCGGGTGCGCCGGGCGATCAATCACGCCGTGAATGTGCCGGCGATCCTCGACCGGGTGATTCACAACCGGGGGGTGCTCGCGGCCGGCACGATCCCGCCAGGCCTCGATGGCTACGACTCCACTCGGAAGCGCTATCAGTATGACCCCGCCCTCGCGCGTCGGCTGCTCGCCGAGGCCGGCCACGCCACCGACCTGAAGCTGCAGCTCTGGCGCTCGCAACGGGCCGACTTCGCGCGGATCGCGCAGGCGATCCAGGCCGACCTCGAGCGCGTCGGCGTGGCGCTCGAAATCGTCGAGCGCGATGCCTCGACCGCACGCGCCACCGCGCGCAAGGGCGACGCCGATCTCTTCCTCGCCGACTGGTGGGCCGACTACCCTGACGGCGAGAACTTCACCTACCCGCTTTTTCATTCGAGCAACGCGGGCACCGGTGGCAACTACGCCTTCGTGAAGAATCCCCAGCTCGACTCGATGCTGGTGCGCGCCCGCGCGACACCGGACTCACTCGAGAAGCGCCGGTTGCTGACGGAGATCGATGCCCGGGTCTTCGACCTCGCACCCTGGCTCTTCTGCTGGTTTCCCACCGATGTCTGGGCGATGCGGCCCGAGGTGCACGGCTGGAAGTATCCCGCCGTCTTCACCGGACAGCGCTGGACCACCGTGACCCTCGATCGATGA
- a CDS encoding FAD-dependent oxidoreductase, whose protein sequence is MTIAPSALRVAIVGSGPSGFYAAESLQKAGAGVQVDLFDRLPTPYGLVRGGVAPDHPKIKSVTRVFDRIAAQPGFRYLGHVVVGEDVSVAELRDYYDAVILAYGAQTDRHLGIPGERLPGSHAATELVGWYNGHPDYVERQFDLTQRAAAIIGLGNVAMDVTRILAKSSDALATTDLAAHALAALRDTRLETLHIIGRRGPVQAACTTPELRELGEIEGVDVIVDPRDLELDPVSAAQLAGGDDRTAEKNLEILRAWAGRGSTGATRRIVFHFNASPVEIQGEHHVTGMRLVRNRLEPDGRGDVRAVATDEYQALPLGLVFRSVGYRGVALDGAPFDEKRGVIPNVGGRVVESADSATTVRGLYVCGWIKRGPQGVIGTNKSDAAETVDHLIADAATGRLETGRTVAAIDELLAERGVRVTDWKDWLQLDREEQARGAPAGRPREKVTQVAEMLALVGK, encoded by the coding sequence GTGACCATCGCTCCATCCGCGCTGCGTGTCGCCATCGTCGGTTCCGGCCCCTCCGGCTTCTACGCCGCTGAATCGCTCCAGAAGGCCGGCGCAGGCGTGCAAGTCGATCTCTTCGACCGGCTGCCGACGCCCTATGGGCTGGTGCGCGGCGGCGTGGCCCCCGATCACCCCAAGATCAAGTCGGTCACGCGGGTCTTCGACCGGATCGCGGCCCAGCCCGGATTCCGCTATCTCGGGCACGTGGTCGTCGGCGAAGACGTTTCCGTCGCCGAGCTGCGCGACTATTACGACGCGGTGATCCTCGCCTATGGCGCGCAGACCGATCGCCACCTCGGTATTCCGGGCGAACGGCTCCCAGGAAGTCACGCGGCAACGGAACTCGTCGGCTGGTACAACGGTCATCCCGACTACGTCGAGCGCCAGTTCGATCTCACCCAGCGCGCCGCCGCGATCATCGGTCTCGGCAATGTCGCGATGGATGTGACCCGCATCCTGGCGAAGTCATCCGATGCCCTCGCCACAACCGACCTTGCCGCGCACGCCCTCGCCGCGCTGCGCGACACACGCCTCGAGACGCTGCACATCATCGGCCGTCGTGGGCCGGTGCAGGCCGCCTGCACGACGCCCGAGTTGCGCGAGCTGGGTGAAATCGAGGGAGTCGACGTGATTGTCGATCCGCGCGACCTCGAGCTCGATCCGGTCAGCGCGGCGCAACTCGCCGGCGGCGATGATCGCACCGCGGAGAAGAATCTGGAAATTCTTCGCGCCTGGGCGGGGCGCGGCAGCACCGGTGCCACCCGACGGATCGTCTTCCACTTCAATGCCTCGCCGGTGGAAATCCAAGGTGAGCACCACGTCACCGGAATGCGCCTGGTGCGGAATCGACTCGAGCCCGACGGTCGCGGCGATGTCCGCGCGGTCGCCACCGACGAGTATCAGGCGTTGCCGCTCGGGCTGGTCTTCCGCTCGGTCGGCTATCGTGGAGTCGCCCTGGACGGCGCACCGTTTGATGAGAAGCGCGGGGTGATCCCCAACGTCGGCGGCCGGGTAGTCGAGTCGGCCGATAGTGCCACCACGGTGCGAGGACTCTACGTCTGCGGCTGGATCAAGCGTGGGCCCCAGGGCGTGATCGGCACGAACAAGTCCGATGCCGCCGAGACGGTGGATCACCTGATTGCCGACGCTGCCACGGGTCGGCTCGAGACCGGGCGCACGGTCGCCGCAATTGACGAATTGCTGGCTGAGCGGGGGGTCCGGGTCACCGACTGGAAGGACTGGCTGCAGCTTGACCGCGAAGAACAGGCCCGGGGCGCACCAGCTGGCCGACCGCGCGAAAAGGTGACCCAGGTAGCGGAGATGCTCGCACTCGTCGGCAAGTAG
- a CDS encoding cob(I)yrinic acid a,c-diamide adenosyltransferase, giving the protein MSFKIYTRTGDAGETGLFGGGRVSKDHPRVAAYGDIDELNSVLGMVRATAPTDLYDALLETIQRDLFAIGGHLATPDPERVRKALEKAELSPDRVTEFERVMDEADVELTPLKAFILPGGAPKAAVLHLARTVCRRAERSIVHLAASSEVPELFIVYVNRLSDLLFTLARLANHRAGLEDVTW; this is encoded by the coding sequence ATGTCCTTCAAGATCTACACGCGCACCGGCGACGCAGGCGAAACCGGACTGTTCGGCGGTGGTCGCGTCTCCAAGGATCATCCGCGTGTCGCCGCCTATGGTGACATCGACGAACTGAATTCGGTCCTCGGGATGGTGCGCGCCACGGCCCCCACCGACCTCTACGACGCGCTGCTCGAGACCATCCAGCGCGATCTCTTCGCCATTGGCGGCCACCTCGCGACGCCTGATCCCGAACGCGTTCGCAAGGCGCTCGAGAAGGCCGAACTCTCCCCCGACCGGGTGACCGAGTTCGAGCGGGTGATGGATGAAGCCGATGTCGAACTCACTCCGCTCAAGGCCTTCATCCTGCCAGGCGGCGCCCCCAAGGCGGCCGTGCTGCACCTTGCCCGCACCGTCTGCCGACGGGCCGAGCGCAGCATTGTCCATCTCGCGGCCTCGAGTGAAGTCCCCGAACTCTTCATCGTCTACGTCAATCGACTCTCCGATCTGCTCTTCACGCTGGCTCGGCTGGCGAACCATCGCGCCGGTCTCGAGGATGTCACCTGGTAG
- a CDS encoding BamA/TamA family outer membrane protein → MAVALGASAPVPVAAQSSQLVIRGLSFSGNHAVDATTLAAAIATTNSSAFARWSAFRWLGLGQKRLFNQQDFLRDILRVQLVYRRSGYLDVKVDTVVRRTDQDIYITFKITEGLPVRVETLEFAGLDSLAEADRKELTLDLPLAKGDVFSRYVLEASRDTLVTRLSNSGYPNALVSGRFVVNDTLRTAQVILEARPGTPAVFSDIHVVGYKQVDSGYIASLLTAHAGQPYRQEEIYRSQRALYGSELFRFASVAIDSTRFSDSSTRVPLLVTVQEGAMHRAQASLGYATTDCFRAGAGWTARNALGGGKIVDLSGHVSKIGVGSPLGFGAERNICSSLREDSVGSRLANYGLTLSLRRNGFLSPDNSLLLSAFTERRSEYKVYLRDEIGASAAITRETYARIPVSLTYRFAYGTTSANAVSFCAFFNACVAKDIDQLRERRVLATLTLSAVRQRVNNLLDPSRGSLMSIEATVSSRFIGSSDRQQFWRVVGDASFYLPLTRSIVLASHLRGGAVYAPKINLASGTTANFVPPDQRFYAGGPNDVRGFDRNELGPVVYVARDSSFNEAGEPDAALVRVAATGGDRIAVANLELRLPSPVLSQRLRFAAFVDAGALWEGGNNAVVRVTPGVGLRFASPLGPIRFDVGYNPYKLQAGTLYSANSITGELIQVRPDYVKDRGRNYTLHFSVGQAF, encoded by the coding sequence GTGGCGGTCGCCCTGGGCGCGAGCGCTCCGGTGCCGGTTGCGGCGCAATCGTCGCAACTGGTCATCCGGGGACTCTCGTTCTCCGGCAACCACGCCGTCGATGCCACCACCCTCGCAGCGGCGATCGCGACGACGAACTCGTCGGCGTTCGCGCGCTGGAGTGCGTTCCGCTGGCTCGGGCTTGGCCAGAAGCGGCTCTTCAACCAGCAGGACTTCCTTCGCGACATTCTGCGGGTGCAGCTGGTCTATCGCCGCAGCGGCTACCTCGACGTCAAGGTCGACACGGTGGTTCGCCGGACCGACCAGGACATCTACATCACCTTCAAGATCACCGAAGGATTGCCGGTGCGGGTCGAGACGCTCGAGTTTGCGGGGCTCGACTCGCTCGCCGAGGCGGACCGGAAGGAACTCACGCTCGATCTCCCGCTCGCCAAGGGTGACGTCTTCTCACGCTATGTCCTCGAGGCTTCCAGGGACACCCTGGTCACGCGGCTGAGCAATAGCGGCTACCCCAATGCGCTCGTCTCGGGTCGCTTCGTGGTGAACGACACGTTGCGGACGGCGCAGGTCATCCTCGAAGCACGACCGGGCACTCCCGCCGTCTTCAGCGACATCCATGTGGTGGGATACAAGCAGGTCGACTCCGGCTACATCGCTTCGCTGCTGACGGCGCACGCCGGACAACCCTACCGGCAGGAAGAGATCTATCGGTCGCAGCGGGCGCTCTACGGCTCCGAACTCTTCCGGTTCGCGAGCGTGGCGATCGACAGCACCAGGTTTTCCGATTCGAGCACTCGCGTCCCGCTGCTGGTGACGGTACAGGAAGGGGCGATGCATCGCGCCCAGGCGTCGCTGGGCTATGCCACGACCGATTGTTTCCGGGCCGGTGCGGGGTGGACGGCGCGCAATGCGCTCGGCGGCGGCAAGATCGTCGATCTCTCGGGACATGTCTCGAAGATCGGCGTCGGTTCGCCGCTCGGGTTTGGTGCAGAGCGGAATATCTGCTCGTCGCTGCGCGAGGACTCGGTCGGGTCCCGACTGGCAAACTACGGACTGACCCTGTCACTTCGCCGCAACGGCTTTCTCTCGCCAGATAACTCGCTGTTGCTGTCGGCGTTCACGGAACGTCGCAGTGAATACAAGGTCTATCTGCGCGACGAAATCGGTGCGTCGGCGGCGATCACGCGGGAGACCTACGCCCGGATCCCGGTGTCGCTGACCTATCGATTTGCCTACGGGACCACGTCGGCCAACGCGGTGAGCTTCTGTGCCTTCTTCAACGCCTGCGTCGCCAAGGATATCGATCAGCTGCGCGAGCGACGGGTGCTCGCGACGCTCACGCTCAGCGCGGTCCGGCAGCGAGTCAACAATCTCCTCGATCCGTCCCGCGGATCACTGATGTCGATCGAGGCCACCGTCTCGTCGCGCTTCATCGGCAGTTCCGATCGACAGCAGTTCTGGCGCGTCGTGGGCGACGCCTCGTTCTACCTTCCGTTGACGCGGAGCATCGTGCTCGCGAGTCACCTGCGCGGCGGTGCGGTCTACGCGCCGAAGATCAATCTCGCGAGCGGGACGACCGCCAACTTTGTGCCACCGGATCAGCGTTTCTACGCTGGCGGCCCCAACGACGTGCGCGGCTTCGATCGCAACGAACTTGGTCCGGTGGTCTATGTCGCCCGGGATTCCTCGTTCAACGAGGCCGGCGAGCCCGACGCCGCTCTGGTGCGCGTCGCCGCGACCGGCGGTGACCGCATCGCCGTGGCGAACCTCGAGCTGCGACTGCCCTCGCCGGTGCTGTCGCAACGCCTTCGCTTTGCGGCCTTTGTCGATGCGGGTGCGCTCTGGGAAGGCGGCAACAATGCCGTGGTCCGGGTGACGCCGGGTGTCGGCCTCCGCTTTGCCTCGCCGCTCGGGCCGATCCGCTTTGATGTCGGCTACAACCCCTACAAGCTCCAGGCCGGCACGCTCTATTCGGCCAACAGCATCACGGGCGAACTGATTCAGGTGCGGCCCGACTACGTGAAGGATCGCGGCAGGAATTACACGCTGCACTTCTCCGTGGGGCAGGCCTTCTAG
- the dacB gene encoding D-alanyl-D-alanine carboxypeptidase/D-alanyl-D-alanine-endopeptidase, translated as MTKRALLLLAAAVTLTGALPAQSLTKRLDARLDAPGLDRLLWGVAVTDTNGKLLYGRNADRLFIPASNTKLLVSAVATALLGPDFTVRTSLYGTGPISNGVLQGDLVLYGRGDPTFSRRCYRADTTTANACDSDAFSRLHDLAVQLRFRGVTVVAGDLIGDGSWFDEELIHPSWEIGDLTWWYAAPVSGLGFNDNSYDVHEAPGDSAGAPARITFFPDLGAATIDNRAETGIRGARRSFDVSRSLDGNSYLAAGVIPAGAGARTEYAAVVDPNRFTALALRRELLAQGITIRGATRSTVDSLAFAHARATTALAAVTSRPFREWVYPILNSSQNWYAEMTLKQLGKRFGGVGSWREGLRVERRFLIDSMQIDSTQFQVEDGSGLAANNLVTPLAFTKLLRFMRAHPNFAAFEAALPVAGKSGTIKSRFVGTPMDGHVRAKTGSISRVNSLSGFVDRPDGSLLIFSIQANHQTIGGSRMLAAIDSVVVEMGKTKGKKP; from the coding sequence ATGACTAAGCGTGCCCTGCTCCTGCTCGCCGCCGCCGTGACCCTCACCGGCGCGCTGCCGGCCCAGTCGCTCACCAAGCGCCTCGATGCCCGGCTCGATGCGCCGGGACTCGATCGCCTCCTCTGGGGCGTCGCTGTCACCGACACCAACGGCAAACTTCTCTACGGTCGCAACGCCGATCGGCTCTTCATTCCGGCGAGCAACACGAAGCTGCTGGTAAGCGCCGTGGCCACGGCGTTACTGGGCCCCGACTTCACCGTGCGGACGTCGCTCTACGGGACCGGCCCGATCAGCAACGGAGTGTTGCAAGGCGACCTGGTGCTGTACGGCCGTGGCGACCCGACCTTCTCGCGCCGCTGCTACCGCGCCGATACCACGACCGCCAACGCCTGCGACAGCGATGCATTCAGCCGATTGCACGACCTCGCGGTGCAGCTCCGCTTTCGCGGCGTCACCGTCGTGGCGGGGGACCTGATCGGGGATGGCTCCTGGTTCGATGAAGAGCTGATCCACCCGAGCTGGGAAATTGGCGACCTCACCTGGTGGTATGCCGCACCGGTGAGCGGGCTTGGCTTCAACGACAATTCGTACGATGTCCACGAGGCACCGGGCGACTCCGCCGGTGCACCGGCGCGGATCACTTTCTTTCCCGACCTTGGCGCGGCCACGATCGACAATCGTGCCGAGACCGGGATTCGCGGCGCGCGGCGCAGCTTCGATGTCTCGCGCTCACTCGATGGCAACAGCTACCTCGCCGCCGGGGTGATCCCCGCGGGCGCTGGTGCGCGCACCGAATACGCCGCAGTGGTCGACCCCAATCGCTTCACCGCGCTCGCCCTGCGCCGCGAACTGCTGGCCCAGGGCATCACGATCCGTGGTGCCACCCGGTCCACCGTGGATTCGCTCGCGTTCGCGCACGCGCGGGCCACGACCGCTCTCGCCGCCGTCACCTCCCGGCCGTTTCGTGAGTGGGTCTACCCGATTCTCAACAGCTCGCAGAACTGGTACGCCGAGATGACGCTGAAGCAACTCGGCAAGCGTTTCGGCGGGGTTGGCTCGTGGCGTGAGGGGCTGCGGGTCGAGCGACGCTTCCTGATCGACTCCATGCAGATCGATTCGACCCAGTTCCAGGTCGAGGATGGCTCCGGCCTCGCGGCCAACAACCTCGTCACCCCGCTCGCATTCACGAAGCTGTTGCGTTTCATGCGCGCGCATCCCAACTTCGCCGCATTCGAAGCCGCCCTGCCGGTAGCGGGGAAGAGCGGCACCATCAAGTCGCGATTTGTCGGCACCCCGATGGACGGACACGTGCGCGCCAAGACGGGGAGCATCTCGCGTGTGAATTCGCTGAGCGGATTTGTCGACCGCCCCGATGGCTCGTTGCTGATCTTCTCGATCCAGGCCAACCACCAGACGATTGGCGGGAGCCGGATGCTCGCAGCGATCGACTCCGTCGTGGTAGAAATGGGCAAGACCAAGGGAAAGAAGCCGTGA